A window of bacterium contains these coding sequences:
- a CDS encoding T9SS type A sorting domain-containing protein has translation TSWGLNDVSVIDALNNVVTANIKVGISPMGIKGNFTTNKIYVTNTGSENVSVINASTNSLIKNIYIGKWPGDVAVNPNTNKVYISRDDHNVSVIDGGTDSVLKTISINGRSEGIGVNLVTNKVYVANIDSAILVMDGSTDSIIKIVGEGKKWPHSIGVNSQTNKIYVTTGGGNLLVIDGATDSLIKTIKVGEYPWGIGISSKINRIYVANTDTTISVIDGTTDSVIQTVTVGRCPWFIAVNDSTGRIYVPCLFDGAVWVLVDTKGIEENTPSLGQGIATLRITKNPFIKSTVISYYIPAKSKVSLKLYDVSGSCVKTLVKEEKEAGNYSVGVRGMSAGIYFATLIAGNYKETRKLILMK, from the coding sequence TTACAAGTTGGGGGCTTAATGATGTTTCCGTAATAGATGCTCTAAACAATGTTGTAACTGCAAACATAAAAGTTGGAATCTCGCCTATGGGGATAAAAGGGAATTTCACAACCAATAAAATATATGTTACAAATACGGGGAGTGAGAATGTTTCTGTTATAAATGCTTCAACTAACTCCTTAATAAAAAATATATATATTGGAAAGTGGCCTGGAGATGTTGCCGTAAATCCAAATACCAATAAAGTTTATATTTCAAGGGATGACCATAATGTTTCGGTAATAGATGGGGGAACTGATTCCGTGCTAAAAACCATAAGTATTAACGGAAGGTCCGAAGGAATAGGTGTAAATCTAGTAACGAATAAGGTATATGTAGCAAATATTGACAGCGCTATTCTTGTAATGGATGGCTCAACAGACTCAATAATAAAAATTGTAGGAGAAGGCAAAAAATGGCCTCACAGCATAGGTGTTAATTCGCAAACTAACAAAATATATGTTACAACCGGGGGAGGGAATCTTCTTGTAATAGATGGAGCCACCGATTCGCTTATAAAAACTATAAAAGTTGGTGAGTATCCATGGGGAATTGGCATAAGTTCGAAGATAAATAGAATCTATGTTGCAAATACCGATACTACTATTTCCGTAATAGACGGAACTACTGATTCGGTAATACAAACGGTTACTGTCGGAAGGTGTCCTTGGTTTATCGCTGTAAATGACAGTACAGGAAGGATTTATGTGCCCTGCCTTTTTGATGGCGCAGTTTGGGTATTAGTGGATACGAAAGGAATAGAGGAGAATACGCCATCGCTTGGGCAGGGTATTGCTACGCTCCGGATAACTAAGAATCCTTTTATTAAGTCAACAGTTATAAGTTATTACATCCCTGCTAAAAGTAAAGTGTCATTAAAGCTTTATGACGTTTCTGGTAGTTGTGTGAAAACATTAGTTAAAGAAGAGAAAGAAGCAGGAAATTACAGCGTGGGCGTGAGGGGGATGAGCGCAGGAATATATTTTGCTACCCTCATAGCAGGGAATTATAAGGAGACAAGGAAATTGATATTAATGAAGTAG